The window GGACAAAATATACGCGGAGATGGTCGAGCTGGGGCGCTACCGGCGTGTCGTCGCGATCCGCAACGAGGCGCGGATGCCCACCAACGTGGTGGTGCCAGAGGCCTTCATGCCCATATTGGTGAAGAAGCTAGTGCCGAGCTTGACCCTTGAGCGGCCGTTCCAGACCAGGGAAGATCCCGTATATCGGCTCAGGATAGCGGCGGATCTGCTCGAATACAACGTGAATATAAGGAAGATGAGCGAGCCGCCGCGGCCTTCGGCAAGCCTCATTAAGGTGTACGAGCGCCCGCGCCGGCTTGAGGACTCGGAGAGCCGGCCGAACGTCCAAGATCTTTCGGCTCTAGAGGTCTTCGCGTTGGCCACAATAGCTGCCGAGGCTAGATGGACTGTGATATTCTCAGGGGCCATGGGCACCGGCAAAACCACGCAGCTGAACCTTCTGCTCTACTTCATCCCGCCGTGGATGCAAGTCGTCATCATAGAGAGAGGCGCGCGGGAGATCTGGGCGCCTCTGGAGGGCCAGATCCTCCACATATCGGTCCCCTCGGAGTCGAGGCTCATGGAGGCTCTGGATCAAGCCCTCCGCTACGGCACCATGGCCACCATAGTGACTCTGGCAGAGGCCAGGACCAGCCAGGAGCTCAACGTCTTGGTCTCCTACAAGCTGACGGGCCACGGCGGGCTGACGACGATGCACGCCGACACCATACACGACGCCCTTCTACGTATAAAGAGGTCGGGCGCCCCTGTCGAGGCCCTCGCAAACACCATGATTCTGCAACTAGGAGTATCCGGAGGCGAGAGGTATCTAAAGGAATGGAAAGCGTTGGTAGCGCTTGGCGGAGAGGTGGCGGAGGCGCCTGTGGCCGACGTGTTGGGCCTTCTGAACGCCTACACTAAGTCCACATACGATACAAAGATCCTCGACGAGGTGAAGACGAGGGCCGGTTTGCTTAAGGCAATTGCGTCCAAGGAGCTGGAGCCCCTCGAGGCGCGCGAGGCCGTACTGAAGCTATTCTCCCGTAGAGAGATATCGGTGGTCGACGACGCCGTGAAGCACGGCTATCAGCTGGAA of the Thermoproteus uzoniensis 768-20 genome contains:
- a CDS encoding ATPase, T2SS/T4P/T4SS family, with the protein product MSLAGALFAKADNSLLDRCALFKKGVIVYRNYATDICITDDGEYVVVDPQLPEILEKALALTALRGAVPPDYGEYDKAIKDALLALAPSRGVAGWRWHRNALRTYREHRELVHYFLDRWSGRGEFGGYGVLEAPMRDDLLTEIAIPQPLAPPGRWSELPRNPLELLDKIYAEMVELGRYRRVVAIRNEARMPTNVVVPEAFMPILVKKLVPSLTLERPFQTREDPVYRLRIAADLLEYNVNIRKMSEPPRPSASLIKVYERPRRLEDSESRPNVQDLSALEVFALATIAAEARWTVIFSGAMGTGKTTQLNLLLYFIPPWMQVVIIERGAREIWAPLEGQILHISVPSESRLMEALDQALRYGTMATIVTLAEARTSQELNVLVSYKLTGHGGLTTMHADTIHDALLRIKRSGAPVEALANTMILQLGVSGGERYLKEWKALVALGGEVAEAPVADVLGLLNAYTKSTYDTKILDEVKTRAGLLKAIASKELEPLEAREAVLKLFSRREISVVDDAVKHGYQLEGRYFHEAQV